The following proteins are encoded in a genomic region of Burkholderia gladioli:
- a CDS encoding cytochrome P460 family protein has translation MSFARLTSRLAVGACLLSAFAAQAAKADEPAKPAAASAASPIYGVTIPPGYRKWEMIAPAEEPAPLDELRVVLGNPIAVAALQKSTLPFPDGTILVKLAYKRKQSEESPTATVAGKATTVQVMVKDSKRYAATGGWGFGRFINGVPVDEAQHKTCFACHQALVKNHDYVFTRLAP, from the coding sequence ATGTCCTTCGCTCGACTGACTTCCAGGCTTGCTGTCGGCGCCTGCCTGCTGTCGGCCTTCGCCGCCCAGGCGGCGAAGGCCGACGAGCCGGCGAAACCGGCGGCAGCCTCGGCCGCTTCGCCGATCTACGGCGTGACGATTCCGCCCGGCTACCGCAAGTGGGAAATGATCGCGCCGGCCGAGGAACCCGCGCCGCTCGACGAGCTGCGCGTGGTGCTCGGCAACCCGATCGCGGTGGCCGCGCTGCAGAAGTCGACGCTGCCGTTTCCCGACGGCACGATCCTCGTCAAGCTCGCCTACAAGCGCAAGCAATCGGAGGAATCGCCTACCGCGACGGTGGCCGGCAAGGCCACCACCGTGCAGGTGATGGTCAAGGATTCGAAGCGTTATGCCGCCACCGGCGGCTGGGGCTTCGGCCGCTTCATCAACGGCGTGCCGGTGGACGAGGCGCAGCACAAGACCTGCTTCGCCTGTCACCAGGCGCTGGTGAAGAACCACGACTACGTGTTCACGCGGCTCGCGCCCTGA
- a CDS encoding alpha/beta fold hydrolase: MSDNVNLRRRRILGTTLASVSLIDLSLSSLAQAQTPEAGAAMRAGSGSAGFSDIQQIKAGVLDVGYVDVGPKTGPVVVLLHGWPYDIHSYAEVAPRLVAAGYRVIVPYLRGYGSTRIVSADTPRNGQQVVTAVDTIALLDALKIDKAVFGGYDWGARTADVIAALWPERVVALVSVSGYLIGSQAANKAPLPPQAEFQWWYQFYFATERGAAGYAANRDAFNKLIWQLASPKWNFDDATYARSAASFHNDDHVAVVISNYRWRLGLERGEAKYDALEQRLAAAPSISVPTITMEGDANGAPHPAPAAYAKKFTGKYRHQTLSGGIGHNLPQEAPQAFAEAILQVTKL; this comes from the coding sequence ATGTCGGACAACGTCAACCTGCGGCGCCGTCGCATTCTCGGTACCACGCTGGCCAGCGTCAGCTTGATCGATCTCAGCCTGAGCAGCCTGGCCCAGGCGCAGACGCCCGAGGCCGGCGCGGCCATGCGCGCCGGCAGCGGCAGCGCGGGCTTCTCCGATATCCAGCAGATCAAGGCCGGCGTGCTCGACGTCGGGTATGTCGACGTCGGCCCGAAGACGGGCCCGGTGGTGGTGCTGCTGCACGGCTGGCCCTACGACATCCATTCCTATGCCGAGGTGGCGCCGCGCCTGGTGGCGGCCGGCTACCGCGTGATCGTGCCGTACCTGCGCGGCTACGGCTCGACCCGCATCGTGTCCGCCGATACGCCGCGCAACGGCCAGCAGGTCGTGACGGCTGTCGACACCATCGCGCTGCTCGACGCGCTGAAGATCGACAAGGCCGTGTTCGGCGGCTACGACTGGGGCGCGCGCACCGCCGACGTCATCGCGGCGCTGTGGCCCGAGCGCGTGGTCGCGCTGGTGTCGGTGAGCGGTTACCTGATCGGCAGCCAGGCGGCGAACAAGGCGCCGCTGCCGCCGCAAGCCGAGTTCCAGTGGTGGTATCAGTTCTACTTCGCGACCGAGCGCGGCGCGGCCGGCTACGCGGCCAACCGCGATGCCTTCAACAAGCTGATCTGGCAACTGGCCTCGCCCAAGTGGAACTTCGACGACGCCACCTATGCCCGCAGCGCCGCGTCCTTCCATAACGACGACCACGTCGCCGTGGTGATCTCGAACTACCGCTGGCGCCTCGGGCTCGAGCGCGGCGAGGCCAAGTACGATGCGCTGGAACAGCGCCTCGCGGCCGCCCCGTCGATCTCGGTGCCGACCATCACCATGGAAGGCGATGCCAATGGCGCGCCGCACCCGGCGCCGGCCGCCTACGCGAAGAAGTTCACGGGCAAGTATCGCCACCAGACGCTGAGCGGCGGCATCGGCCACAACCTGCCGCAGGAAGCGCCGCAGGCGTTCGCCGAGGCGATCCTGCAAGTGACCAAGCTCTGA
- a CDS encoding DUF3311 domain-containing protein, giving the protein MADSPQDDARKRKPLWVWVALLIPYAALLWLPFYNYGKPAFAGLPMFYWYQLLWVPVTSVLLYLVYRSEK; this is encoded by the coding sequence ATGGCTGACAGCCCTCAAGACGATGCACGCAAACGGAAACCGCTATGGGTCTGGGTCGCGCTGCTGATTCCGTATGCCGCCCTGCTGTGGCTGCCGTTCTACAACTACGGCAAGCCCGCCTTCGCCGGCCTGCCGATGTTCTACTGGTATCAATTGCTGTGGGTGCCGGTCACCTCGGTCCTGCTGTACCTCGTCTACCGGAGTGAGAAATGA
- the mctP gene encoding monocarboxylate uptake permease MctP translates to MNGNIAIDPVAMTVFIAFFALVTVLGFVAARWKRGDLTQLHEWGLGGRQFGTVISWFLVGGDFYTAYTVIAVPALVYAVGAYGFFALPYTIVVYPFVFAVMPRLWKIAHAKGHITAADYVHGEFGGKLLPAAIAVTGIVATMPYIALQLVGMQVVIKGLGVSGELPLVIAFLILALYTYTSGLRAPAMIAFVKDIMIYIVVIAAVCLIPVKLGGYAHVFELADAHFAAKGGPTGILLKPTQFTAYASLALGSALAAFMYPHTMTGVLASGSAATVKKNAIFLPAYTLLLGLIALLGYMAIAADIHVSSPTDVVPALFHTLFPSWFVGFAAAAIAISALVPAAIMSIGAANLFTRNLWRPLVSPNQSAAGEASTAKLVSLLVKFGALIFIVVLPTQYAIDLQLLGGMWILQILPAVVFSLYTRRLSTTGLLLGWLVGIVVGTSLAASQGLKPVYTLHLGSASWTLYIGLIALVLNIIVTLVVSALTPAKRAQAAAA, encoded by the coding sequence ATGAACGGCAACATCGCCATCGATCCGGTCGCGATGACCGTCTTCATCGCCTTCTTCGCGCTGGTCACGGTGCTCGGCTTCGTGGCCGCGCGCTGGAAGCGCGGCGACCTCACCCAGCTGCATGAATGGGGCCTCGGCGGCCGGCAGTTCGGCACCGTGATCTCCTGGTTCCTGGTGGGCGGGGATTTCTACACCGCCTACACGGTGATCGCGGTCCCGGCCCTGGTCTACGCGGTGGGCGCCTACGGCTTCTTCGCGCTGCCCTACACGATCGTGGTCTATCCCTTCGTGTTCGCGGTGATGCCGCGGCTCTGGAAGATCGCGCACGCGAAAGGCCACATCACGGCGGCCGACTACGTGCACGGCGAGTTCGGCGGCAAGCTGCTGCCGGCCGCGATCGCCGTCACCGGCATCGTCGCCACCATGCCCTACATCGCGCTGCAACTGGTCGGCATGCAGGTGGTGATCAAGGGCCTGGGCGTGAGCGGCGAGCTGCCGCTGGTGATCGCCTTCCTGATCCTCGCGCTCTACACCTATACGAGCGGCCTGCGCGCGCCGGCGATGATCGCCTTCGTGAAGGACATCATGATCTACATCGTGGTGATCGCGGCGGTCTGCCTGATCCCGGTGAAGCTCGGCGGCTACGCGCACGTGTTCGAACTGGCCGACGCGCACTTCGCGGCCAAGGGCGGGCCCACCGGCATCCTGCTCAAGCCGACGCAGTTCACCGCCTACGCCTCGCTCGCGCTGGGCTCGGCGCTGGCCGCCTTCATGTATCCGCACACCATGACGGGCGTGCTGGCCTCGGGCTCGGCGGCCACCGTCAAGAAGAACGCGATCTTCCTGCCGGCCTACACGCTGCTGCTCGGCCTGATCGCCCTGCTCGGCTACATGGCGATCGCCGCCGACATCCACGTGAGCTCGCCCACCGACGTGGTGCCGGCCCTGTTCCACACGCTGTTCCCGTCGTGGTTCGTCGGCTTCGCCGCCGCCGCGATCGCGATCAGCGCGCTGGTGCCGGCCGCGATCATGTCGATCGGCGCGGCCAACCTGTTCACGCGCAATCTGTGGCGCCCGCTGGTATCGCCGAACCAGTCGGCGGCCGGCGAGGCCTCGACGGCCAAGCTGGTCTCGCTGCTGGTGAAGTTCGGTGCGCTGATCTTCATCGTGGTGCTGCCCACGCAGTACGCGATCGACCTGCAGCTGCTGGGCGGGATGTGGATCCTGCAGATCCTGCCGGCCGTGGTGTTCTCGCTCTACACGCGCCGCCTGAGCACGACGGGCCTGCTGCTGGGCTGGCTGGTGGGAATCGTGGTCGGCACCTCGCTGGCCGCCTCGCAAGGCCTGAAGCCGGTCTACACGCTGCACCTCGGCTCGGCCTCGTGGACGCTCTACATCGGCCTGATCGCGCTGGTGCTCAACATCATCGTGACCCTGGTGGTGTCGGCGCTGACGCCGGCCAAGCGCGCCCAGGCGGCAGCCGCCTGA
- a CDS encoding HD domain-containing phosphohydrolase, whose amino-acid sequence MSASTASLTDAILALAFVGDLSMGRSTDHSRRTACLAGWLAAEAGAGPEAQNHARAAAMLRWSGCTANASGFADLLGDDVASREAMMAQRLPPMSAQMHSLIVPLALIHCEISGDIAVTLGMPSGVVLTLRRIFERHDGKGMPEGLDGDAVPSTVYFVNLASDLEILARAHGREAALAYLRAQGGAKYPAALAELCIAHAEAWLDTLDAGEPDTAGWRLADQQDTADVALSLLADVTELKLPWLAGYARRVASLASRAAARLGLDAAIGAELEAAALLHGIGRAALPNRLWDTPGRLSSDQWEQVRLVPYWTARAAQQIGGLRGAAGLASHAYERLDGSGYFRGLSGTALDVPQRLLAGAVACQALLDARPWRAAHSIDAAAGLLQAEAAAGRFDPEVITALVETAGGPAPAPRRPATPLLSPREIEVLRQISGGLSNKEAARVLALSPSTVRTHVESIFRKLDCSTRAAATLKALTTGLL is encoded by the coding sequence ATGTCCGCAAGCACGGCAAGCCTCACCGACGCGATCCTCGCGCTGGCCTTCGTCGGCGACCTCAGCATGGGCCGCTCGACCGATCATTCGCGCCGCACCGCCTGCCTGGCCGGCTGGCTGGCCGCCGAGGCCGGCGCCGGCCCCGAGGCGCAGAACCACGCGCGTGCCGCCGCGATGCTGCGCTGGTCCGGCTGCACCGCCAACGCGAGCGGTTTCGCCGACCTGCTCGGCGACGACGTGGCCTCGCGCGAGGCGATGATGGCGCAGCGCCTGCCGCCGATGAGCGCGCAGATGCATTCGCTGATCGTGCCGCTGGCGCTGATTCACTGCGAGATCTCCGGCGACATCGCGGTCACGCTCGGCATGCCGTCCGGGGTGGTGCTGACGCTGCGGCGCATCTTCGAGCGCCACGACGGCAAGGGCATGCCCGAGGGGCTCGACGGCGACGCGGTGCCGTCCACCGTCTATTTCGTCAATCTCGCCAGCGACCTGGAAATCCTCGCCCGCGCGCACGGCCGCGAAGCGGCGCTGGCCTATCTGCGCGCGCAGGGCGGCGCGAAGTATCCCGCCGCGCTGGCCGAGCTCTGCATCGCCCATGCCGAAGCCTGGCTCGACACGCTCGATGCCGGCGAACCCGACACCGCCGGCTGGCGCCTGGCCGACCAGCAGGACACGGCCGACGTGGCGCTGAGCCTGCTGGCCGACGTCACCGAGCTGAAGCTGCCCTGGCTGGCCGGGTATGCGCGCCGCGTGGCCAGCCTGGCCTCGCGCGCGGCGGCACGGCTCGGCCTCGATGCCGCGATCGGCGCCGAGCTGGAGGCGGCCGCGCTGCTGCACGGCATCGGCCGCGCAGCGCTGCCGAACCGGCTCTGGGATACGCCGGGGCGCTTGTCGAGCGACCAATGGGAGCAGGTGCGGCTGGTGCCGTACTGGACCGCGCGCGCGGCGCAGCAGATCGGCGGCCTGCGCGGCGCGGCGGGGCTGGCCTCGCATGCCTACGAGCGGCTCGACGGCAGCGGCTATTTCCGCGGCCTGTCGGGCACGGCGCTGGACGTGCCGCAGCGCCTGCTGGCCGGCGCGGTGGCCTGCCAGGCGCTGCTCGACGCGCGGCCCTGGCGCGCCGCGCATTCGATCGACGCGGCGGCCGGCCTGCTGCAGGCCGAGGCCGCGGCCGGGCGCTTCGATCCCGAGGTGATCACGGCCCTGGTGGAGACCGCGGGCGGCCCCGCGCCGGCGCCCAGGCGGCCCGCCACGCCGCTGCTGTCGCCGCGCGAGATCGAGGTGCTGCGCCAGATCAGCGGCGGCCTCAGCAACAAGGAAGCGGCGCGCGTGCTGGCGTTGAGCCCGAGCACGGTGCGCACGCATGTCGAGAGCATCTTCCGCAAGCTCGACTGCTCGACGCGCGCGGCCGCCACCCTCAAGGCGCTGACCACCGGGCTGCTGTAA
- a CDS encoding alpha/beta fold hydrolase → MKRHSIAALIAGFGLATGLAGFSAAAAAAEPAASVVIVHGAFADGSDWAKVVPLLQDKGIHVTVVQNPLDSLAGDVAAATRAIDKQPGKVVLVGHSWGGTVITEAGRDDKVASLVYVAAFAPDAGQSVADVSKDAPKSPGIARVEADSQGWLSLPAQAVAEDFAQDVPAREARVMAATQGPIKGSAFGEAVSSAAWHDKPSYYIVSQHDRMIPPSLERSMAKAIGAKVTELPTSHVPQRSRPADVARVIEQAVAAVK, encoded by the coding sequence ATGAAGCGCCATTCTATCGCAGCCCTGATCGCCGGTTTCGGCCTTGCCACCGGCCTGGCCGGCTTTTCGGCCGCCGCCGCCGCGGCCGAACCCGCCGCCTCCGTGGTGATCGTCCACGGCGCCTTCGCCGACGGCTCGGACTGGGCCAAGGTGGTGCCGCTGCTGCAGGACAAGGGCATCCACGTCACCGTGGTGCAGAACCCGCTCGACTCGCTGGCCGGCGACGTGGCCGCCGCGACGCGCGCGATCGACAAGCAGCCGGGCAAGGTGGTGCTGGTCGGCCACTCCTGGGGCGGCACGGTAATCACCGAGGCCGGCCGCGACGACAAGGTGGCGAGCCTGGTGTACGTGGCGGCCTTCGCGCCCGACGCGGGCCAATCGGTGGCCGACGTCTCGAAGGACGCGCCCAAGTCGCCCGGCATCGCCCGCGTGGAAGCCGACAGCCAGGGCTGGCTGAGCCTGCCGGCGCAGGCGGTGGCCGAGGACTTCGCGCAGGACGTGCCGGCCCGCGAGGCGCGCGTGATGGCCGCCACCCAAGGCCCGATCAAGGGCAGCGCGTTCGGCGAGGCGGTCTCGAGCGCCGCCTGGCACGACAAGCCCTCGTACTACATCGTCAGCCAGCACGACCGGATGATTCCGCCCTCGCTGGAACGCTCGATGGCCAAGGCGATCGGCGCGAAGGTCACCGAGCTGCCGACCAGCCACGTGCCGCAACGCTCGCGTCCGGCCGACGTGGCGCGCGTGATCGAGCAGGCAGTGGCCGCCGTCAAGTAA
- a CDS encoding organic hydroperoxide resistance protein, translating to MSKIDKVLYTGKTHTTGGRDGASRSDDGRLDVRLSPPGSSGAGTNPEQLLAAGWSACFIGAIQAVARSQGVKVPADVSVDTEIDLGTSDEQYFIQARLNVSLPGLDREVAQSLVDAAHQVCPYSKATRNNIDVTLNLL from the coding sequence ATGAGCAAGATCGACAAGGTTCTGTACACCGGCAAGACCCACACCACCGGCGGCCGCGACGGTGCCTCGCGCAGCGATGACGGCCGGCTGGACGTGCGCCTGTCGCCCCCGGGCAGCAGCGGCGCCGGCACCAACCCGGAGCAACTGCTGGCCGCCGGCTGGTCGGCCTGCTTCATCGGCGCGATACAGGCCGTGGCGCGCAGCCAGGGCGTCAAGGTGCCGGCCGACGTGTCGGTCGATACCGAGATCGACCTTGGCACCAGCGACGAGCAGTACTTCATCCAGGCCCGCCTGAACGTCAGCCTGCCGGGCCTCGATCGCGAGGTGGCGCAGTCGCTGGTCGACGCGGCGCATCAGGTCTGCCCGTATTCGAAGGCCACCCGCAACAACATCGACGTCACGCTGAACCTGCTCTGA
- a CDS encoding DUF4148 domain-containing protein, which yields MKHRIAASALFVAFAAALAAPAMAAGQVTGSFGDSVATASAAPLASPGSDTAATRQASNGPLTRAQVRAELAQIVAAGYSPSRPNDPYYPDNVQAALKRVQDMKMASNDTAASSYGADMPAIAESGSRVVITRVVERSVYYGH from the coding sequence ATGAAACACCGCATCGCCGCTTCCGCCTTGTTCGTCGCATTCGCCGCCGCGCTCGCGGCACCCGCCATGGCCGCCGGCCAGGTCACCGGCAGCTTCGGCGACAGCGTCGCCACCGCCTCCGCCGCCCCGCTCGCCAGCCCCGGCAGCGATACCGCCGCCACCCGCCAGGCAAGCAACGGCCCGCTCACGCGCGCCCAGGTGCGCGCCGAACTCGCGCAGATCGTCGCCGCCGGTTATTCGCCGAGCCGCCCCAACGATCCCTACTACCCGGACAACGTGCAGGCCGCGCTCAAGCGCGTGCAGGACATGAAGATGGCCTCGAACGACACCGCCGCCAGCAGCTACGGCGCCGACATGCCGGCCATCGCCGAATCGGGCAGCCGCGTGGTGATCACGCGCGTGGTGGAGCGTTCGGTGTACTACGGGCATTGA
- a CDS encoding MarR family winged helix-turn-helix transcriptional regulator, with product MTRKDKAEPAIPKLADFLCFAVYSANLAFGKAYKPVLDELGLTYTQYITLVAASEQDEQTVSQLGEKLFLESNTLTPILKKLEAMGYLQRQRAAHDERQVLVSLTRKGWRLREDLASVSLVDACGLTPEEFDKTQKAVVTLRDNLVKSVREGAE from the coding sequence ATGACCCGCAAGGACAAGGCCGAACCGGCCATCCCGAAGCTCGCCGATTTTCTCTGCTTCGCCGTCTACTCGGCGAACCTGGCGTTCGGCAAGGCCTACAAGCCGGTGCTGGACGAGCTGGGGCTCACCTACACGCAGTACATCACGCTGGTGGCGGCCTCCGAGCAGGACGAGCAGACCGTCAGCCAGCTCGGCGAGAAGCTGTTCCTCGAGTCGAACACGCTCACGCCGATCCTGAAGAAGCTCGAGGCGATGGGCTACCTGCAACGGCAGCGCGCCGCGCACGACGAGCGCCAGGTGCTGGTCAGCCTGACCCGCAAGGGCTGGCGGCTGCGCGAGGACCTCGCCAGCGTGAGTCTGGTGGATGCCTGCGGGCTCACGCCGGAGGAGTTCGACAAGACCCAGAAGGCGGTGGTCACGCTGCGCGACAACCTGGTGAAGTCGGTGCGCGAGGGCGCGGAATGA
- a CDS encoding DUF4148 domain-containing protein: protein MKLAHVLALAALATAPALSFAQTSQEGLTRAQVRAELVQLEQAGYNPASDHTQYPANIQAALSRIDGAADVEARAQTRPAAGDVMQMPSARRDQAEIDAIYAHS from the coding sequence ATGAAGCTTGCCCACGTCCTCGCCCTTGCCGCCCTCGCCACCGCCCCGGCGCTGTCCTTCGCCCAGACCAGCCAGGAAGGTCTCACGCGCGCCCAGGTCCGCGCCGAGCTGGTTCAGCTCGAACAGGCCGGCTACAACCCGGCCAGCGACCACACGCAATACCCGGCCAACATCCAGGCGGCCCTGTCGCGCATCGACGGCGCGGCCGATGTCGAGGCCCGCGCCCAGACGCGCCCGGCCGCTGGCGATGTGATGCAGATGCCCTCGGCGCGGCGCGACCAGGCCGAGATCGACGCGATCTACGCGCATTCCTGA
- a CDS encoding GNAT family N-acetyltransferase: protein MTYTYTLTDVADETVRKQIAAPLVAYNDRNGGPSGNRPLVVALRDAAGEVTGGLWASTAYGWLAIQLLVVPESARGGGVGTRLMRMAEQEALARGCHAAWLDTFEFQARPFYERLGYQCFAELPDYPPGFSRMFMKKTLRPL, encoded by the coding sequence ATGACCTATACCTACACGTTGACCGATGTCGCGGACGAAACCGTCCGCAAGCAGATCGCCGCCCCGCTGGTGGCCTACAACGACCGCAACGGCGGCCCGAGCGGCAATCGCCCGCTGGTGGTGGCCTTGCGCGACGCGGCCGGCGAAGTCACGGGCGGCCTGTGGGCCTCGACCGCCTACGGCTGGCTGGCCATCCAGTTGCTGGTGGTGCCGGAAAGCGCGCGCGGCGGCGGCGTCGGCACGCGCCTGATGCGGATGGCCGAACAGGAGGCGCTCGCGCGCGGCTGCCACGCGGCCTGGCTCGATACCTTCGAATTCCAGGCGCGGCCGTTCTATGAGCGGCTCGGCTACCAATGCTTCGCCGAGCTGCCCGACTATCCGCCGGGCTTCTCGCGAATGTTCATGAAGAAGACGCTGCGCCCGCTCTGA
- a CDS encoding DUF3348 domain-containing protein yields the protein MSSLPQRSSLHAPALVRILTRLGGTDVQRTAQPLADRLSQWVAWTDAIALSSVLAAPAPVVAGLRGNGEDEAARGLSLRSSLSKAIANDALLAPARQLRRGGAFAPAQLARPPEPAETDADFALYRQCCLSLQQKMESEIGDLRARLRPRLAAQSPALAKLAALDATMERALAARERSLFGAVPGLLGAYFERLRADAKAARAEAEAEATDGDGNGEAAQAGSGGNDSDNDGGSGSGPANGHASGPASGPAAAPAAAPLTRAAEVAPPLRARLAQASAPDSWLDTFRKDMQSVLLAELDLRFQPVGGLLAALRAR from the coding sequence ATGTCGTCACTCCCGCAGCGCAGCTCCCTGCACGCGCCGGCCCTCGTCCGCATCCTGACCCGCCTCGGCGGCACCGACGTGCAACGCACGGCGCAGCCGCTCGCCGATCGGCTCAGCCAGTGGGTGGCCTGGACCGACGCGATCGCGCTCTCCTCGGTGCTGGCCGCGCCGGCGCCGGTGGTGGCCGGCCTGCGCGGCAACGGCGAGGACGAGGCCGCGCGCGGCCTGAGCCTGCGTTCCTCATTGTCGAAGGCGATCGCCAACGACGCGCTGCTCGCGCCCGCGCGCCAGCTCCGGCGCGGCGGCGCGTTCGCGCCGGCCCAGTTGGCGCGGCCGCCCGAACCGGCGGAGACGGACGCGGATTTCGCGCTCTATCGTCAGTGCTGCCTCAGCCTGCAGCAGAAGATGGAGAGCGAGATCGGCGACCTGCGCGCGCGCCTGCGGCCGCGACTGGCCGCGCAATCGCCGGCGCTGGCCAAGCTGGCCGCGCTCGACGCCACCATGGAACGCGCGCTCGCCGCGCGCGAGCGCAGCCTGTTCGGCGCGGTGCCGGGCCTGCTCGGCGCCTATTTCGAGCGGCTGCGCGCGGATGCGAAAGCGGCGCGCGCCGAAGCCGAAGCTGAAGCCACCGACGGCGATGGCAACGGCGAAGCCGCGCAAGCGGGCAGCGGCGGCAACGACAGTGACAACGATGGCGGCAGTGGCAGCGGCCCGGCTAACGGCCATGCAAGCGGCCCTGCAAGCGGCCCTGCCGCGGCGCCGGCCGCTGCCCCGCTTACCCGGGCCGCCGAAGTCGCGCCGCCGCTGCGTGCCCGCCTGGCCCAGGCCAGCGCGCCCGACAGCTGGCTCGACACCTTCCGCAAGGACATGCAGAGCGTCCTGCTCGCCGAACTCGATCTTCGGTTTCAACCGGTGGGAGGGCTGCTCGCGGCTCTCCGCGCCCGCTAA